The Spirochaetales bacterium region CGGTATACAGTTCCCCGCCCGGCGGACTTGTTCCCGAAGGCGGATTCGTGACCGACGGCGGTGAAGTAACCCCCGGTACCGGTGTGTCGCCTGGACAGCTGAGTTCCGATACCAGCCCGACGTAATACTGGGCGACCCTGAGGGCGTCAACGATATTGACCGTTCCGGAGCAGTCCGCATCCGCGGCATCGACATTGAATCCAGACGGGTTGAGTCCCACGTAATACTGTGCTATTTGAAGGGCGTCGACAATATCGACGGACCCGCTTCCGTTCACATCGCCCAATACCTGACCGGCTGCCGTGATGGAAACGAACAAAAGCAGCATTCCAATGACAACAGGGATGCTCCGTCCCCGTTTTTGTCCCCGGTTTTGCCGGTTTTCATCTGCTTTTTTCATGTTAAGCTCCCTTTGTTCCATTTACTTTTTCATTCATGCGCTTTGGCTTATCACAGCCGCTCTATTGTTGTAAAACTAAGGACAACCTACTCGACCGTATACTCGACTTCCGTGAACGTGGGGCTGCAATTATCCCCGCAGCTTTCGGGAAACGAGAAATTGTATATCCTGCCGTCGTTGATAAGCCGGTCGTTTACGTCGTACACCCTGATCCGGTAATCCCGCCCCGGCTCCCAATCGTTTGTCACCGTCGGCCCGATTATGTATGACTGGCCGAGATCGCCGTTCATCTCCGCCTTTACCCAGCTTTCACCGTCCCAGTAATCCACGCCGTGGATCCCGTTTCTCAGGTGGCTGATAGCAATGGCGGGCCACCATATCTGCGCACTCAACATAAATCCGATCCGGATATCTCCGGTATAATTCGGCGCCTCGATAAACTGCCAGTGAATCTGACGGTTATTGTAGTGATCGGGGTACATATCCCCCACCTCTTTTCCGTCCTTTACGAACTTGTTCAGGGCGTCAAATGCGAGATCGAGATGGTTCGGATCGTCCCGGCACCAGGCGTTCCCGTCATAGCAGCTGTCGGACACGATCATATCCAAAACGGCGCCGTTGTAGGCATCCTCCGTCCATCCGCTTCCGCCACGGCAGAAGGGTTGATTCATTGCCCCGTCATTGGTACCGTTACAGAAATCACCTATCGTGACGCGGACCCAACGGCCGCAGTTTTTTCCGTTATCGAAAAACCCGAGCGTATCCGCATATTCGGCTGAAATCGGACGGGTGTGGAATGTCGTATAGTCGCCGGGTGAATTCTGGACATTCACCGCGACAAAGTTTTGCGAATCCAGTTCCGATTGATGCAGGCCGCAGCCCCCGTAAGGACTACCGAGATTGTAAAAATAGGTCGAATTCCCGGTGTGAAGCTCTCCGGGTTCGCCCGTGGGCGCCTCCGTCCCGGGCGCGTCCGTTACCGCGGGTACCGGGGTCGGTGTCGACGGTGCCGGCGTTTCATCCCCGCACGACAATTCCTCCAAGAGTCCCACGTAATACTGGGCGACCCTGAGGGCGTCCACGATATTGACCTGCCCGGAGCAGTCCGTATCCGCCGCATCGACAATAAAACCCGACGGGCTGAGTCCCACGTAATATTGGGCTATCTGAAGGGCGTCGACAATATCGATCGAACCGCTTCCGTTCACGTCACCGAGTGTCTGGGGGAAAAGGGCGATGCCACCCCAGACAAGGAAAATACCCGCGAATATCGGGATTTTCCATTCATTTTTTTGACTGTTTTTTTCCATAAATATAATCTCCTTTTTTAATTTTTTAACGTCACATCAGACGGTATATGGTAGAAAAAAGTCGGGTATATATAGTGATGCAGGGCATTATCGGTTTCGAGGGTAAACCGCATCTCGACCGTTCCCCTTCCGGAGAAGGGCGGATATATCGTATAGAACAATTTATATCGCCTTCCCTCGCAAACGGTAACCAGTCGGTAGGTGATATGTACATTCCGGGGCGGAACAACGTCGAGAATGGAAAGCGACTCGCGTGAGTTGTTCTTGATATCGAAGTTGCCGTCCAGAAAGGGTGTATCGCCGTC contains the following coding sequences:
- a CDS encoding dockerin type I repeat-containing protein; translated protein: MEKNSQKNEWKIPIFAGIFLVWGGIALFPQTLGDVNGSGSIDIVDALQIAQYYVGLSPSGFIVDAADTDCSGQVNIVDALRVAQYYVGLLEELSCGDETPAPSTPTPVPAVTDAPGTEAPTGEPGELHTGNSTYFYNLGSPYGGCGLHQSELDSQNFVAVNVQNSPGDYTTFHTRPISAEYADTLGFFDNGKNCGRWVRVTIGDFCNGTNDGAMNQPFCRGGSGWTEDAYNGAVLDMIVSDSCYDGNAWCRDDPNHLDLAFDALNKFVKDGKEVGDMYPDHYNNRQIHWQFIEAPNYTGDIRIGFMLSAQIWWPAIAISHLRNGIHGVDYWDGESWVKAEMNGDLGQSYIIGPTVTNDWEPGRDYRIRVYDVNDRLINDGRIYNFSFPESCGDNCSPTFTEVEYTVE